From the genome of Candidatus Tanganyikabacteria bacterium:
CCCGCTTCACGAAGGAGACGGCCGAGAAGGTGGAGTAGCCCATGCCGGTGATCGCCTCGTCCACGCGCTCCAGATCGGCGGACCGGTGTAGGCGCACGGTGGCGCTGAAGCTGGTCCCCAGGCGCGAGGCCATGGGGATGGCCTTCAGCAGGTCGGCCTGGATGCCCGCCGCCTGGCCGTAGGGCACCAGGATCGAGGCGCCCAGGGATCCGAAGCCCATGCGTTCGCGTGCCATGACCCCCGCGATGCGGTACTCGCGGGAGATGCGCAGTGTGCCGCTGAAAATCCCGAAAGGCGAGGACTGGGAGATCATGCGCGCGAAGGTCGGGCCCCCCAGGCGCAGCGTCACCGCCTCGCCGACCGCGGCGCTCTCGGAGGCGTAGCCCAGGGTCCGGGCGATGGCTTCGGACACCACGACCAACGAAGCGTCCTCGCCGGTGAACCACGCGCCCGCGGTGAGTTCGCCGCCGGCGAGATCGCTGATGACTTCCTGGCGAATGCCGATGGCGATGCCTTCGGCCCGGCCCTTGTCGCTCTGGAGGCCCACCGGCAGGCGGATGTCGCGCGTGACGCGCGCGACGCCGGGGATGGCGCGTAGTTTCGCCAGGGAGCGGTCGTCGAGGGCGGCGGCCCGCGCCACGGGCCCGGCGTCGTTGCGCTCGGAATCCGGGAAGACCGCGATGTTGAGCAGGAAGCCGCTATCCACCATGCGGGCGCGGAAGTTGTCTTGCAGGCCCTTGCCGCCGGCGACCATCGTGGCCAGGGCGGCGGTGGCGACGGCGACGCCCAGGACGGTGAGCAAGGTACGCGCGCGGGCGGCGCGCAGGGACGATAGCCCCAGCCGCAGGATTTCCAGCAGCGACATCTCTTCAGCCGGCCACGCGCCCGTCGCGGATGGCCAGGCGCCGGCCGGCCTTCTCGGCCACGCGTTCGTCGTGCGTGACCAGGATGAGGCAGATGCCGCGCTCGCGGTTGAGTTCGAGCAAGAGCTCCAGGATTTCCGCCGAGCGCGCGCTGTCGAGGTTGCCCGTGGGCTCGTCGGCCAGGAGCATGGCGGGCATGTTGGCCAGGGCCCGGGCGATCGCCACCCGTTGCTGCTCGCCGCCGGACAGTTCGGCGGGCCGATGTTCGCGCCGGTTCGCCAGGCCGACGCGGGCGAGCAGATCGCCGGCTCGCGCCCGCCTTTCCGCCGGCGGTACGCCATCCAGGGCCATCGGCAGCATGACGTTCTCCAGGGAGGTCATCCGGCGGATGAGGTTGAACGACTGGAACACCATGCCGACCTGCCGCCGCCGGTAGGCGGCCAGATCGCGCGAGCTTGCGAGGCCGAGATCCGCCCCGCGATAGAGGAGGCGGCCGTCGGAAGGCCGTTCGAGGCCGCCCAGCACGTTGAGGAGGGTCGACTTGCCCGAACCGGACGGCCCCGTGATGGCGACGACCTCGCCCGCCGCGAGGCCAAAGGAGACGCCATCCAGCGCCCGGACTACCTCCACATGCGTGGTGTAGTGCCGGCTGACGTTTTCGGCCTGAAGGATCAGTGGACCCGAACGTTTCCCGGCTTGCGCGGCGGATCGCCCTCGGGGCGCGTCTCGACCGGCGCGTTGTCCTTCCACGCCGGGCTGAGATCGGCGTTGATCTGGGCCCACTCGGGCGAGTCATCCACGTCGGGCACGATCGCGTCGATCGGGCAGGCCGGCAGGCAGGCTCCGCAGTCGATGCAGACTTCGGGATCGACGACGCAGAAGACTTCCCCGTTGTGCTCGCCGGGGTAGATGCAATTGACGGGGCACACGCCGATGCAGTCGGCATACCGCTCGCCCAGGCACTTGTCTGTAATGACGTATGGCACGATTCGCCTCTTTTGAATTAGATGTTGCTAGATTGCGACTACGGGCAACATTTAAGCCTAGACAGGCTGTTTTGACCAGTAGAGAAAGTCCGCAACGGCTCCGATCCGCCCCTCGACGCGCACCGGGGTACCCGCAACGGCCGCGCCGGCCCGCATCATCGCCAGCGCCACCACGCCGCCCCCGCCGTCGTCGGCCGCCGACGTGACATTGCCCACCACCGCGCCGGCCGCGTCCTCGACCGGCGTGCCCGCGGCCGGCGCCGCGCCGCCCTCGATGCGGAGGCCCACCAGGAAGCGCTGCACCTTCTGGTAGTTGTGGAGGCGGGCGACGATTTCCTGGCCGAGGTAGCAGCCCTTGTCGAGGCTCACGCTGCGATCCAGGCGAGCTTCCCACACGTTGGTGTCCTCGCCGATGTCGCGGCCGAACTCGGGGATGCCTTCCGCGATGCGCAGCAGGTCTCGGACATCGTCGCCGACCGCCGTCGCGCCGAGGCGGCGCAGGCGCTCCCGCAGCGCGTGCTCGGCCGCGTGCGGCACGACCACGAGCACGCCGCCGCCGCACAGGCCTTCGGTGCGCACCACCAGGCCCGAGGTGACCGAACTCTCGTCGTCGGTGCCGGGCGCTTCATCGGGTTCGGGCGGTTCGGCGACGGGGTTCTCCGTCTCTGGCAGGTCCAGCAGGGGCGGGGCGAACTGCACGACGCGGAAGGCGTCCACGGCCAGGTCCCGGGCGGCCGGCAGGATGTGCAGGGCCTGGGGGCCGGCAATCTCGACTGCAACCAGGGTCGCCGACCAGTCGTCCAGGGCCACGTCCACGCCGATGATGTATTGCTGCAGCGCCCGCCGCACCACGTCTTGCCGGCCCGGCGTGCCCAGTATCAACAGATCGTCGCGCCGCGCCAGGACGCGCACGAAGTCGGTGACCGTGCCGCGC
Proteins encoded in this window:
- a CDS encoding ABC transporter permease, which encodes MSLLEILRLGLSSLRAARARTLLTVLGVAVATAALATMVAGGKGLQDNFRARMVDSGFLLNIAVFPDSERNDAGPVARAAALDDRSLAKLRAIPGVARVTRDIRLPVGLQSDKGRAEGIAIGIRQEVISDLAGGELTAGAWFTGEDASLVVVSEAIARTLGYASESAAVGEAVTLRLGGPTFARMISQSSPFGIFSGTLRISREYRIAGVMARERMGFGSLGASILVPYGQAAGIQADLLKAIPMASRLGTSFSATVRLHRSADLERVDEAITGMGYSTFSAVSFVKRARPFVLLVEGLVFIIGSIGLAIACLGITNTLITEVFERTREIGILKAVGAEDRDVIRLFLGQSALYGLLGGLLGLLLAFGLAAGVTAVADWYFRQNGADTQQLFAFPPWLVLGALALSVGTSVLAAIYPALRAA
- a CDS encoding ABC transporter ATP-binding protein, giving the protein MILQAENVSRHYTTHVEVVRALDGVSFGLAAGEVVAITGPSGSGKSTLLNVLGGLERPSDGRLLYRGADLGLASSRDLAAYRRRQVGMVFQSFNLIRRMTSLENVMLPMALDGVPPAERRARAGDLLARVGLANRREHRPAELSGGEQQRVAIARALANMPAMLLADEPTGNLDSARSAEILELLLELNRERGICLILVTHDERVAEKAGRRLAIRDGRVAG
- a CDS encoding ferredoxin family protein, which produces MPYVITDKCLGERYADCIGVCPVNCIYPGEHNGEVFCVVDPEVCIDCGACLPACPIDAIVPDVDDSPEWAQINADLSPAWKDNAPVETRPEGDPPRKPGNVRVH